Proteins from one Catenuloplanes atrovinosus genomic window:
- a CDS encoding helix-turn-helix domain-containing protein, which yields MTATALGQTRQATTSTRGLLGARDYRVTRLAPSDAVSELVERHWLVDWDLPDGRTSRATLLPHPCVNLTWLPGTDVMINGVGRGLFTYPLAGRGFVFGVKFRPGGFAPFWPGQLAELTDRVRPLDRAGELRDALAAARGPDEMAAAVERHLLARWPAPDPAVALVGRIIRVLLHDREVRRVDEVAARFGLSARSLQRLFRAYVGVTPKAVLSRYRLHEAAERLADPDSGGPSQVAADLGYFDQSHFIRDFTRVLGETPGSFEYRHSGPAPRAAAGSSP from the coding sequence ATGACGGCGACCGCGCTTGGACAAACGCGACAGGCGACCACCAGCACGCGCGGGCTGCTCGGCGCCCGTGACTACCGGGTGACCCGGCTGGCCCCGTCCGACGCGGTGTCCGAGCTGGTGGAGCGGCACTGGCTGGTCGACTGGGACCTGCCGGACGGGCGGACCTCGCGGGCCACGCTGCTGCCGCACCCGTGCGTGAACCTGACCTGGCTTCCGGGGACCGACGTGATGATCAACGGAGTGGGTCGCGGCCTGTTCACGTACCCGCTGGCGGGCCGGGGTTTCGTCTTTGGGGTGAAGTTCCGGCCGGGTGGCTTCGCGCCGTTCTGGCCCGGCCAGCTGGCCGAGCTGACCGACCGGGTCCGGCCGCTCGACCGGGCCGGCGAGCTGCGCGACGCGCTGGCCGCGGCCCGGGGTCCGGACGAGATGGCCGCGGCCGTGGAGCGGCACCTGCTGGCCCGGTGGCCCGCGCCGGATCCGGCGGTCGCGCTGGTCGGGCGGATCATCCGGGTGCTGCTGCACGACCGCGAGGTGCGCCGGGTGGACGAGGTGGCCGCCCGGTTCGGCCTGTCCGCGCGCTCGCTGCAGCGGCTGTTCCGGGCGTACGTGGGTGTGACGCCCAAGGCGGTGCTGTCCCGCTACCGGCTGCACGAGGCGGCCGAGCGGCTGGCCGATCCGGACTCCGGCGGGCCGTCCCAGGTCGCGGCGGACCTCGGCTACTTCGACCAGTCGCACTTCATCCGCGACTTCACCCGGGTGCTGGGGGAGACCCCGGGCAGTTTTGAGTACCGGCACTCAGGGCCGGCACCGCGCGCGGCGGCAGGATCGTCCCCATGA
- a CDS encoding type II toxin-antitoxin system PemK/MazF family toxin translates to MNRGEIWTIGGRSDLRYRVVVLSGDSHNERPSAAPFCAPIVRQRGSTELPPFAVPLAEADPLSGVVVVNRMRRLPASAGAEKVGMITGASLARLSEAIRDLFEL, encoded by the coding sequence GTGAACCGGGGCGAGATCTGGACCATCGGTGGCCGCAGCGACCTGCGGTACCGGGTGGTGGTCCTGTCCGGCGACTCACACAACGAGCGCCCCAGCGCCGCCCCGTTCTGCGCCCCGATCGTGCGCCAGCGCGGCTCGACGGAGCTGCCCCCGTTCGCGGTGCCGCTCGCGGAGGCGGACCCGCTGTCGGGCGTCGTGGTGGTGAACCGGATGCGCCGGCTGCCGGCGAGCGCGGGCGCGGAGAAGGTCGGCATGATCACCGGTGCCAGCCTGGCCCGGCTCAGCGAGGCGATCCGGGACCTTTTCGAGCTGTGA
- a CDS encoding nucleotidyltransferase domain-containing protein yields MTVLDLAELRAITAGQPYPLLFVTVSGAHLYGFPSRDSDVDLRGAHLLPIEEVVGLRTGRDTIDTGWEQDGAEIDLVTHDAFKFFRLLLSRNGYVLEQLLSPIVVAGSPAHEELVALGPDTVTRHHAHHYRGFAQTQHRLYAKSGELKPLLYTFRAYLTGLHLMRSGELSAHLPTLAGIVPEAPGYLPELIAAKAAGEHRAATGFGPGDDRLATDLATLEAALEQARASTHLPERPGAADAVHDLLVRLRTGRS; encoded by the coding sequence ATGACCGTGCTGGACCTGGCGGAGCTGCGCGCGATCACGGCCGGTCAGCCGTACCCGCTGCTGTTCGTGACCGTCTCCGGCGCGCACCTCTACGGCTTCCCGAGCCGGGACTCGGACGTCGACCTGCGCGGCGCGCACCTGCTGCCGATCGAGGAGGTGGTCGGGCTGCGGACCGGCCGGGACACGATCGACACCGGGTGGGAACAGGACGGCGCCGAGATCGACCTGGTCACGCACGACGCGTTCAAGTTCTTCCGGCTGCTGCTGAGCCGCAACGGGTACGTGCTGGAGCAGCTGCTCTCGCCGATCGTGGTGGCCGGATCGCCCGCGCACGAGGAACTGGTGGCGCTCGGCCCGGACACGGTGACCCGCCACCACGCGCACCACTACCGCGGCTTCGCGCAGACCCAGCACCGGCTCTACGCCAAGTCCGGGGAGCTCAAGCCGCTGCTGTACACGTTCCGGGCGTACCTGACCGGCCTGCACCTGATGCGGTCCGGCGAGCTGAGCGCGCACCTGCCCACGCTGGCCGGGATCGTGCCCGAGGCACCCGGATACCTGCCCGAGCTGATCGCGGCGAAGGCGGCCGGCGAGCACCGGGCCGCCACCGGGTTCGGGCCGGGCGACGACCGGCTGGCCACCGACCTCGCCACGCTGGAGGCCGCGCTGGAGCAGGCCCGCGCGTCGACCCACCTGCCCGAGCGGCCGGGTGCGGCGGACGCGGTGCACGACCTGCTGGTCCGGCTGCGTACCGGCAGGTCATGA
- a CDS encoding nucleotidyltransferase domain-containing protein, which produces MTTSPRLPGGTQVVLREASLDQAGARVQRGATGRVVGDAESGGYLIRLTDGRQITAGRGDLALRKAYQRDATRSGPVTDDHRYVTDHTIYAAVVGSRAFGLDVEGSDTDLRGVYAAPADAFWSLRKPPRHVEGPAPEQFSWEVERFCELALKANPNLLEVLHSPMVETITPLGEELVELRGAFLSQLMYQTYSGYVLSQFKKIEADLRRDGEPRWKHVMHLLRLLLACRDVLATGAFRTDAGEHRERLLSVRRGERAWPEVETWRLSLHAQIDDALDATPLPAVPDAARVDAWLRSVRARSAREALA; this is translated from the coding sequence ATGACGACTTCTCCCCGTCTCCCGGGCGGCACCCAGGTGGTGCTCCGGGAGGCCTCCCTGGACCAGGCCGGCGCCCGCGTGCAGCGCGGCGCGACCGGTCGCGTGGTCGGCGACGCGGAGTCCGGCGGATACCTGATCCGGCTCACCGACGGCCGCCAGATCACGGCCGGGCGCGGCGACCTGGCGCTGCGCAAGGCCTACCAGCGGGACGCGACCCGGTCCGGGCCGGTCACGGACGACCACCGCTACGTCACGGATCACACGATCTACGCCGCGGTGGTCGGTTCGCGCGCGTTCGGGCTGGACGTCGAGGGCTCGGACACCGACCTGCGCGGTGTCTACGCGGCACCGGCGGACGCGTTCTGGTCGCTGCGCAAGCCGCCGCGGCACGTGGAGGGTCCCGCCCCGGAGCAGTTCTCCTGGGAGGTGGAGCGCTTCTGCGAGCTGGCCCTGAAGGCGAACCCGAACCTGCTGGAGGTGCTGCACTCGCCGATGGTGGAGACGATCACGCCGCTCGGCGAGGAACTGGTGGAGCTGCGCGGCGCGTTCCTGTCCCAGCTGATGTACCAGACCTACTCCGGTTATGTACTGAGTCAGTTCAAGAAGATCGAGGCGGACCTGCGGCGGGACGGGGAACCGCGCTGGAAGCACGTGATGCACCTGCTCCGGCTGCTGCTGGCCTGCCGGGACGTGCTCGCGACCGGCGCGTTCCGCACCGACGCGGGCGAACACCGCGAACGGCTGCTGTCGGTACGGCGGGGCGAGCGCGCCTGGCCGGAGGTGGAGACCTGGCGGCTGTCGCTGCACGCGCAGATCGACGACGCGCTGGACGCCACGCCGCTGCCCGCCGTGCCGGACGCGGCCCGCGTCGACGCCTGGCTGCGCTCGGTGCGGGCCCGCAGCGCGCGGGAGGCGCTGGCGTGA
- a CDS encoding MFS transporter: MIYRYLAVAVLARFADEGARVALLLLALDTTGSTFFGGALAAAFMVPHVLAASAVGVIADRARRRAPVYALFLGGYGAALAVCGLLTGVLPAAVVLLVAVLGGACAPLGFGGLSSLIKELFPAGRRDRVYGLDVMTYNLAGICGPATAAVVAETPGPRAATLLLGGGALTAGLVVLSLPLTRREAPAATLGGMLTGGFGAIWRIRRLRAVTLATSLGAGATGAFPLIAALLAIEYHAGYASGALLSAAAIGGMAGSLLYARYPIGARRPERTVMICLVASALPLAAVPFVPGVIPAALLFGAAGFFFGPQSAALFTSRDRHAPAAVHTQVFTLGAGLKVTTAALGTALAGYAAGAGAHGLLFAAAGVHAAAGVLGAAVLARD; encoded by the coding sequence ATGATCTATCGATATCTGGCCGTCGCGGTGCTCGCCCGGTTCGCGGACGAGGGCGCCCGGGTGGCGCTGCTCCTGCTGGCGCTGGACACGACCGGCAGCACGTTCTTCGGCGGTGCGCTGGCCGCCGCGTTCATGGTGCCGCACGTGCTGGCGGCGTCCGCGGTCGGCGTGATCGCGGACCGGGCCCGCCGCCGGGCGCCGGTCTACGCGCTGTTCCTCGGCGGGTACGGTGCGGCGCTGGCCGTGTGCGGCCTGCTCACCGGCGTGCTCCCGGCCGCGGTGGTGCTGCTCGTCGCGGTGCTCGGCGGTGCCTGCGCGCCGCTGGGCTTCGGCGGCCTGTCCAGCCTGATCAAGGAGTTGTTCCCGGCCGGGCGGCGGGACCGGGTCTACGGGCTGGACGTGATGACCTACAACCTGGCCGGCATCTGCGGCCCCGCCACGGCGGCCGTGGTGGCGGAGACGCCCGGCCCGCGCGCGGCGACGCTGCTGCTCGGCGGTGGTGCGCTCACGGCCGGGCTGGTGGTGCTGTCGCTGCCGCTGACCCGGCGCGAGGCGCCGGCCGCCACGCTGGGCGGCATGCTGACCGGCGGGTTCGGCGCGATCTGGCGAATCCGCCGGCTGCGCGCGGTGACGCTGGCGACCAGCCTGGGCGCGGGCGCGACCGGCGCGTTCCCGCTGATCGCGGCGCTGCTGGCGATCGAGTACCACGCCGGGTACGCCTCCGGCGCGCTGCTGTCCGCGGCCGCGATCGGCGGGATGGCCGGATCGCTGCTGTACGCGCGGTACCCGATCGGCGCGCGCCGTCCGGAACGTACCGTGATGATCTGTCTGGTGGCCTCCGCGCTGCCGCTGGCCGCGGTGCCGTTCGTGCCCGGCGTGATCCCCGCGGCCCTGCTCTTCGGCGCGGCCGGGTTCTTCTTCGGGCCGCAGTCGGCCGCGCTGTTCACCAGCCGGGACCGGCACGCGCCGGCCGCGGTGCACACGCAGGTCTTCACGCTCGGCGCCGGGCTGAAGGTGACCACAGCGGCGCTGGGCACCGCGCTCGCCGGGTACGCGGCCGGCGCCGGCGCGCACGGCCTGCTGTTCGCGGCCGCGGGCGTGCACGCGGCGGCCGGCGTGCTGGGCGCGGCCGTACTCGCCAGAGATTGA
- the ychF gene encoding redox-regulated ATPase YchF: MSLSIGIVGLPNVGKSTLFNALTKNDVLAANYPFATIEPNVGVVGLPDERLDKLASLFESQKVIPAPVSFVDIAGLVRGASKGQGRGNAFLANIRDASAICQVVRAFSDPNVVHVDGKVSPKDDIETINTELILADLQTLEKAIPRLEKEAKLKKDRAGIAAAAKAAAELLNEGTTLYAGAAAAGIEVDELRELHLLTTKPFLYVFNVDEEELANAEFLDSLRALVAPAEAVFMDAKIESELIDLPEDEARELLESIGQTEPGLNQLIRVGFRTLGLQTYLTAGPKEARAWTIPIGATAPEAAGVIHSDFQRGFIKAEIVGFDDLIAAGSMAAAKSAGKVRMEGKDYTMQDGDVVEFRFNV, translated from the coding sequence GTGAGTCTCAGCATCGGCATCGTCGGCCTGCCCAACGTCGGCAAGAGCACCCTGTTCAACGCCCTGACCAAGAACGACGTGCTCGCGGCGAACTACCCGTTCGCCACGATCGAGCCGAACGTCGGCGTGGTCGGGCTGCCGGACGAGCGGCTGGACAAGCTGGCCTCGCTCTTCGAGTCGCAGAAGGTCATCCCGGCGCCGGTCTCGTTCGTCGACATCGCCGGCCTGGTCCGCGGCGCGTCCAAGGGCCAGGGCCGCGGCAACGCGTTCCTGGCGAACATCCGCGACGCCTCCGCGATCTGCCAGGTGGTCCGCGCGTTCTCCGACCCGAACGTGGTGCACGTCGACGGCAAGGTCTCGCCCAAGGACGACATCGAGACGATCAACACCGAGCTGATCCTCGCCGACCTGCAGACGCTGGAGAAGGCGATCCCGCGCCTGGAGAAGGAGGCGAAGCTCAAGAAGGACCGGGCGGGCATCGCCGCCGCCGCCAAGGCCGCCGCCGAGCTGCTCAACGAGGGCACCACGCTCTACGCGGGCGCCGCCGCGGCCGGCATCGAGGTCGACGAGCTGCGCGAGCTGCACCTGCTCACCACCAAGCCGTTCCTCTACGTCTTCAACGTCGACGAGGAGGAGCTGGCCAACGCGGAGTTCCTCGACTCGCTGCGCGCGCTGGTCGCGCCGGCCGAGGCCGTCTTCATGGACGCCAAGATCGAGTCCGAGCTGATCGACCTCCCCGAGGACGAGGCCCGCGAGCTGCTCGAGTCCATCGGCCAGACCGAGCCGGGCCTCAACCAGCTGATCCGCGTCGGCTTCCGCACGCTCGGCCTCCAGACCTACCTGACGGCCGGCCCCAAGGAGGCCCGCGCCTGGACCATCCCGATCGGCGCCACCGCCCCCGAGGCCGCCGGCGTCATCCACTCGGACTTCCAGCGCGGCTTCATCAAGGCCGAGATCGTCGGCTTCGACGACCTCATCGCCGCCGGCTCCATGGCCGCCGCCAAATCCGCCGGCAAGGTCCGCATGGAAGGCAAGGACTACACCATGCAAGACGGCGACGTCGTCGAATTCCGCTTCAACGTCTGA
- a CDS encoding Type 1 glutamine amidotransferase-like domain-containing protein → MAADEPTILATSMVFRGAGAGPYDWQAPPVYRYAAELAGTGGRRPKLCYLGQADGDSMNSRAAFYAALSAEGFAVSHLALFPMPNHRDVRRHLLEQDVIWVGGGSVANMVAVWRVHGLPEILHEAWQAGVVLGGVSAGSICWTLGGTTDSFGRDLRAFTGGLGWLPYANGVHYDAEEQRRPQMHRLMREGVLAPHGYATDNGAGLVFRGTTLAGAITDRDGAGAYELHRTDTGDVTETPLPTTRI, encoded by the coding sequence GTGGCGGCGGATGAGCCGACGATTCTGGCGACCAGCATGGTGTTTCGCGGGGCCGGGGCCGGGCCGTACGACTGGCAGGCGCCGCCGGTCTACCGGTACGCGGCGGAGCTGGCCGGGACCGGTGGGCGGCGGCCGAAGCTGTGCTACCTGGGGCAGGCCGACGGGGACAGCATGAACTCCCGTGCCGCGTTCTACGCCGCGCTGAGCGCGGAGGGGTTCGCGGTCTCGCACCTGGCGCTGTTTCCCATGCCGAACCACCGGGACGTCCGGCGGCACCTGCTGGAGCAGGACGTCATCTGGGTCGGCGGCGGCAGCGTGGCGAACATGGTGGCGGTCTGGCGGGTGCACGGGCTGCCGGAGATCCTGCACGAGGCGTGGCAGGCCGGCGTGGTGCTGGGCGGCGTGTCCGCGGGCAGCATCTGCTGGACGCTCGGCGGCACCACCGACAGTTTCGGCCGAGACCTGCGCGCGTTCACCGGCGGACTGGGCTGGCTGCCGTACGCGAACGGCGTGCACTACGACGCGGAGGAGCAGCGGCGCCCGCAGATGCACCGCCTGATGCGCGAGGGCGTGCTGGCCCCGCACGGATACGCCACGGACAACGGCGCCGGCCTGGTCTTCCGCGGCACCACGCTGGCCGGGGCGATCACCGACCGGGACGGCGCCGGCGCCTACGAACTGCACCGCACCGACACCGGCGACGTCACCGAGACCCCGCTCCCGACCACCCGGATCTGA
- a CDS encoding PH domain-containing protein, translating into MAQATYDRKEQLKQIESGLLEGEDVIAVYDAVGVGTGFIGLTNRRVIIQDKSFVGKKFAITSIPYARVTSVSVVSNKSWAGTFFGSSTIAINVGTHTYEVEFRGDHKAHHVHNVILFYIS; encoded by the coding sequence ATGGCACAGGCGACCTATGACCGCAAGGAACAGCTGAAGCAGATCGAGAGCGGCCTCCTCGAGGGTGAGGACGTCATCGCCGTCTACGACGCGGTCGGCGTCGGCACCGGCTTCATCGGCCTCACCAACCGCCGCGTGATCATCCAGGACAAGTCGTTCGTCGGCAAGAAGTTCGCGATCACCAGCATCCCCTACGCCAGGGTGACCAGCGTCAGCGTCGTCAGCAACAAGTCGTGGGCCGGCACCTTCTTCGGCTCCAGCACCATCGCGATCAACGTCGGCACCCATACCTACGAGGTCGAGTTCCGCGGCGACCACAAGGCCCACCACGTCCACAACGTCATCCTCTTCTACATCTCGTAG
- a CDS encoding 4a-hydroxytetrahydrobiopterin dehydratase, which yields MRALWSNSGRTANRDYLSDALTVLSGWTRDGQQLSRTLALNEAQHADLTERIKVAADALHLRPEIRRLEGETQIRVAAAGAESITEGQVALAARIEDAYRTVTAA from the coding sequence ATGCGTGCTCTCTGGAGCAACAGCGGACGCACAGCGAACCGCGATTATCTGAGTGACGCCCTGACCGTCCTGTCCGGGTGGACCCGCGACGGCCAGCAGCTCAGCCGAACTCTAGCTCTGAACGAGGCACAGCATGCGGACCTGACCGAGCGGATCAAGGTGGCGGCCGACGCGCTGCACCTCCGGCCGGAGATCCGGCGCCTGGAGGGCGAGACCCAGATCCGGGTCGCCGCCGCCGGCGCCGAGTCCATAACGGAAGGTCAGGTGGCACTCGCCGCCCGTATCGAGGACGCGTACCGCACCGTCACCGCCGCCTGA
- a CDS encoding (deoxy)nucleoside triphosphate pyrophosphohydrolase produces MYTEQARSKVVVGAAILSGGRVLACARSAPPEVAGRFEFPGGKVEPGESETDAVARECAEELGITVRAGARLGGDVPLGNGWAVLRVYLAELIGDAQPRALEHRELRWLAADELDSVPWLPADVPIVAALRNHLRDHS; encoded by the coding sequence GTGTACACGGAACAGGCCAGGTCGAAGGTCGTCGTCGGCGCTGCCATCCTCTCCGGCGGACGCGTCCTGGCCTGCGCGCGCTCGGCGCCCCCGGAGGTCGCCGGCCGATTCGAGTTCCCCGGCGGCAAGGTCGAGCCGGGCGAGTCCGAGACCGACGCGGTCGCACGCGAATGCGCGGAGGAACTGGGCATCACGGTCCGGGCCGGCGCGCGTCTCGGCGGCGACGTGCCGCTCGGCAACGGCTGGGCGGTCCTTCGCGTCTACCTCGCGGAGCTGATCGGCGACGCCCAGCCACGCGCGCTGGAGCACCGCGAACTCCGCTGGCTCGCCGCGGACGAGCTCGACTCCGTCCCCTGGCTGCCCGCCGACGTACCGATCGTGGCCGCCCTCCGCAACCACCTGCGGGACCACTCCTGA
- a CDS encoding succinate dehydrogenase/fumarate reductase iron-sulfur subunit: MGTKRNFRVWRGDASGGELRDFQVEVNEGEVVLDVIHRLQATQTPDLACRWNCKAGKCGSCSMEINGMPRLGCMTRMSTFTEDETVTITPLRTFPVIRDLVTDVSFNYDKARETPAFAPPPSLAPGEYRMQQVDVERSQEFRKCIECFLCQNTCHVIRDHEENKPPFSGPRFFIRAAELDMHPLDSQADRKEHAQASMGLGFCNITKCCTEVCPEHIKITDNAIIPMKERVVDRRYDPLVWLGRKIFRRDQLEDAAPDPALGVLPPREPAPGEPDRQRPHRGAQAAATDDRGHLPLTELTFENQAAPSPFGDDVTFPLPVEDLNYHHPARDRPGRTPAEAISEVVRDEPLH; encoded by the coding sequence ATGGGCACGAAGCGCAACTTCAGGGTCTGGCGGGGCGACGCGAGCGGCGGTGAGCTGCGCGACTTCCAGGTCGAGGTGAACGAGGGCGAGGTCGTGCTGGACGTCATCCACCGGTTGCAGGCCACCCAGACGCCGGACCTGGCCTGCCGGTGGAACTGCAAGGCCGGCAAGTGCGGCTCCTGCTCGATGGAGATCAACGGCATGCCGCGGCTGGGCTGCATGACCCGGATGTCGACCTTCACCGAGGACGAGACCGTCACCATCACGCCGCTGCGCACCTTCCCGGTCATCCGCGACCTGGTCACGGACGTGTCCTTCAACTACGACAAGGCGCGCGAGACGCCCGCGTTCGCGCCGCCGCCGTCGCTGGCGCCGGGCGAGTACCGCATGCAGCAGGTCGACGTGGAGCGCTCGCAGGAGTTCCGCAAGTGCATCGAGTGCTTCCTCTGCCAGAACACCTGCCACGTGATCCGCGACCACGAGGAGAACAAGCCGCCGTTCTCCGGGCCGCGCTTCTTCATCCGCGCGGCCGAGCTGGACATGCACCCGCTGGACTCCCAGGCGGACCGCAAGGAGCACGCGCAGGCATCGATGGGCCTGGGCTTCTGCAACATCACGAAGTGCTGCACCGAGGTGTGCCCGGAACACATCAAGATCACCGACAACGCGATCATCCCGATGAAGGAGCGCGTGGTCGACCGCCGCTACGACCCGCTGGTCTGGCTCGGCCGCAAGATCTTCCGCCGGGACCAGCTGGAGGACGCCGCGCCGGACCCGGCCCTGGGCGTGCTGCCGCCCCGCGAGCCGGCCCCGGGCGAACCCGACCGGCAGCGCCCGCACCGGGGCGCGCAGGCGGCCGCGACCGACGACCGCGGGCACCTGCCGCTGACGGAACTGACCTTCGAGAACCAGGCGGCGCCGTCCCCGTTCGGCGACGACGTGACGTTCCCGCTGCCGGTCGAGGACCTGAACTACCACCACCCGGCGCGCGACCGCCCCGGCCGCACCCCCGCCGAGGCGATCTCCGAGGTGGTACGGGACGAGCCGCTCCACTAG
- a CDS encoding fumarate reductase/succinate dehydrogenase flavoprotein subunit translates to MTRTERHRYDVVVIGAGGAGLRAAIEARLAGKRTAIISKSLFGKAHTVMAEGGAAAAMGNVNSRDNWMVHFRDTMRGGKFLNNFRMAELHAKEAPERIWELETYGALFDRTKDGRISQRNFGGHEYPRLAHVGDRTGLEMIRTLQQKIVSLQQEDHREFGDYDARLRVFAETTITELMLDGDRIAGAFGYYRESGELVLFEAPAVVLATGGVGKSYKVTSNSWEYTGDGHALALRAGANLINMEFLQFHPTGMVWPPSVKGILVTESVRGDGGVLKNSDGKRFMFGYVPDVFRKQYAETEEEADRWYDDPDNNRRPPELLPRDEVARAINTEVKEGRGTPAGGVYLDVSTRMPAETIRRRLPSMYHQFKELADVDITAQPMEVGPTCHYVMGGVEVDPDTAAALGGVRGLFAAGEVSGGMHGSNRLGGNSLSDLLVFGKRAGEHAAAYCDTAGRPRVSAGDLAAAVSTALGPLERAGGDNPYHLQQELQAIMGDLVGIIRRESELSEALKRLHELRARVAGVSATGGRRYNPGWHLALDLRNMLVVSECTARAALERTESRGGHTREDFPAMDPAWRRVNLVCALDGDGVRLTRKALPRMRPELLRLFDRTEMSKYLTDEELAEFDALPEA, encoded by the coding sequence ATGACACGAACAGAACGGCACCGGTACGACGTGGTGGTCATCGGCGCGGGCGGCGCCGGGCTGCGGGCCGCGATCGAGGCGCGGCTGGCCGGGAAGCGGACCGCGATCATCTCGAAGTCGCTGTTCGGCAAGGCGCACACGGTGATGGCCGAGGGCGGCGCCGCGGCCGCGATGGGCAACGTCAACTCGCGCGACAACTGGATGGTCCACTTCCGGGACACCATGCGCGGCGGCAAGTTCCTGAACAACTTCCGGATGGCCGAGCTGCACGCCAAGGAGGCGCCGGAGCGGATCTGGGAGCTGGAGACGTACGGCGCGCTGTTCGACCGGACCAAGGACGGGCGGATATCGCAGCGCAACTTCGGCGGTCACGAGTACCCGCGGCTCGCCCACGTCGGCGACCGGACCGGGCTGGAGATGATCCGCACGCTGCAGCAGAAGATCGTGTCGTTGCAGCAGGAGGACCACCGCGAGTTCGGCGACTACGACGCGCGGCTGCGGGTGTTCGCGGAGACCACGATCACCGAGCTGATGCTGGACGGCGACCGGATCGCCGGCGCGTTCGGCTATTACCGCGAGTCCGGCGAGTTGGTGCTCTTCGAGGCGCCGGCCGTGGTGCTGGCCACCGGCGGCGTCGGCAAGTCGTACAAGGTCACGTCGAACTCGTGGGAGTACACCGGCGACGGGCACGCGCTGGCGCTCCGGGCCGGCGCGAACCTGATCAACATGGAGTTCCTCCAGTTCCACCCGACCGGCATGGTCTGGCCGCCGTCCGTGAAGGGCATCCTGGTCACCGAGTCGGTGCGCGGCGACGGCGGCGTGCTGAAGAACTCCGACGGCAAGCGCTTCATGTTCGGGTACGTCCCCGACGTCTTCCGCAAGCAGTACGCGGAGACCGAGGAGGAGGCCGACCGCTGGTACGACGACCCGGACAACAACCGCCGCCCGCCCGAGCTGCTGCCCCGCGACGAGGTGGCCCGCGCGATCAACACGGAGGTCAAGGAGGGGCGCGGCACCCCGGCCGGCGGCGTCTACCTGGACGTCAGCACCCGCATGCCGGCCGAGACCATCCGCCGGCGACTGCCGTCGATGTACCACCAGTTCAAGGAGCTGGCCGACGTCGACATCACGGCCCAGCCGATGGAGGTGGGCCCGACCTGCCACTACGTGATGGGCGGCGTGGAGGTCGACCCGGACACCGCGGCCGCGCTGGGCGGCGTGCGCGGGCTGTTCGCGGCCGGCGAGGTCTCCGGCGGCATGCACGGCTCCAACCGGCTGGGCGGCAACTCCCTCTCCGACCTGCTGGTCTTCGGCAAGCGCGCGGGCGAGCACGCGGCGGCGTACTGCGACACCGCCGGGCGGCCCCGGGTCTCGGCCGGTGACCTGGCGGCGGCGGTGAGCACCGCGCTCGGCCCGCTGGAGCGCGCCGGCGGCGACAACCCGTACCACCTCCAGCAGGAACTGCAGGCGATCATGGGTGACCTGGTCGGCATCATCCGCCGCGAGTCCGAGCTGTCCGAGGCGCTGAAGCGGCTGCACGAGCTGCGGGCGCGGGTGGCGGGCGTGAGCGCGACCGGCGGCCGGCGCTACAACCCGGGCTGGCACCTCGCGCTCGACCTGCGCAACATGCTGGTGGTCTCCGAGTGCACGGCCCGGGCGGCGCTGGAGCGCACCGAGTCGCGCGGCGGGCACACGCGCGAGGACTTCCCGGCGATGGACCCGGCCTGGCGGCGGGTGAACCTGGTCTGCGCGCTGGACGGCGACGGCGTACGGCTGACCCGGAAGGCGCTGCCCAGGATGCGGCCGGAGCTGCTGCGGCTGTTCGACCGTACCGAGATGTCGAAATACCTGACCGACGAGGAACTGGCCGAGTTCGACGCGCTGCCGGAGGCATGA